A single Paraburkholderia sp. FT54 DNA region contains:
- the dsbD gene encoding protein-disulfide reductase DsbD yields MFNGLDRRARTALRTVFFLLGCLFFAQFGTLARAADDFLDPAVAFKFSATEKPGEVDVTYQIADGYYMYRERFAFATRNGTTTIGEPQLPAGHVKFDQTFNKNVETYRNELTIRIPVKQAAGPFDLAVTSQGCADAGICYPPMERVYHVSGVALQPAGSAVAPAGAEISKQSAHTVDSSWYERVTSADYAQSLLQGGGFFAIVGLYFVAGAVLSLLPCSYPMIPILSAIIIGEGARVTRTRGFALSLAYVIGMALVYTALGVAAALVGQSLGAWLQNPWVLGAFGVLLAIFALTLIAGFDIALPQRWQDGVSRASTRRSGGKFAAVAAMGALSALVVGACMTAPLFAVLAFIAHTGDAVLGGAALFSMGLGLGVPLLILGLGAGTLLPRAGAWMDGVKVFFGVFLLAAALWIVWPVLGATATMLLSALWLLIAAASLGLFSALAAEASVWRRLGRGIGAALAIWAAVLLVGLAAGSSDPLRPLAVLAARGGEAGVANASNEPSSVPQGDLTFAPVRSSNELDQVVKTAAQPAMLDFYADWCVSCKEMEKLTFSDPRVQTKLKQMNLLRADVTANNADDQALLKRFSLFGPPGIIFFDRSGKEVLRVVGYESADKFLRSLDRASAPGA; encoded by the coding sequence ATGTTTAACGGTCTCGACCGGCGCGCACGCACTGCGCTGCGCACCGTATTCTTCCTGCTTGGCTGCCTGTTCTTCGCGCAGTTCGGCACGCTCGCCCGCGCGGCGGACGATTTCCTGGATCCTGCGGTCGCGTTCAAATTCAGCGCGACGGAGAAGCCCGGCGAAGTCGACGTAACCTACCAAATAGCGGACGGCTACTACATGTACCGCGAGCGCTTCGCCTTCGCGACGCGCAACGGCACGACCACGATTGGCGAGCCGCAATTGCCGGCTGGTCACGTCAAGTTCGATCAGACCTTCAACAAGAACGTCGAGACGTACCGGAACGAGCTGACCATCCGGATTCCCGTTAAACAGGCGGCCGGGCCGTTCGATCTGGCGGTGACGTCGCAGGGTTGTGCCGACGCCGGCATCTGCTATCCGCCGATGGAGCGCGTGTATCACGTGAGCGGCGTGGCTCTGCAACCGGCTGGAAGCGCCGTGGCCCCCGCTGGCGCGGAAATATCGAAACAATCCGCCCATACGGTGGATAGCTCGTGGTATGAGCGCGTCACGAGCGCAGACTACGCTCAGTCGCTGCTGCAAGGCGGCGGTTTCTTCGCGATCGTCGGACTTTATTTCGTCGCCGGCGCCGTGCTCAGTCTGCTCCCCTGCTCGTATCCGATGATTCCGATTCTTTCGGCGATCATCATCGGCGAAGGCGCGCGAGTGACGCGTACCCGCGGATTCGCGCTGTCGCTGGCCTATGTGATCGGCATGGCGCTCGTGTACACCGCGCTCGGCGTCGCCGCCGCGCTGGTCGGGCAAAGTCTCGGCGCGTGGCTGCAAAACCCGTGGGTGCTTGGCGCTTTTGGCGTACTGCTGGCCATTTTCGCGCTAACCCTGATCGCAGGCTTCGACATCGCGCTGCCGCAGCGCTGGCAGGACGGTGTCTCACGGGCGTCGACGAGGCGCTCCGGTGGCAAGTTTGCAGCTGTTGCCGCGATGGGCGCGCTGTCGGCGCTGGTGGTCGGCGCTTGTATGACCGCACCGCTTTTCGCGGTGCTGGCATTCATCGCGCATACGGGCGACGCGGTGTTGGGTGGTGCGGCGCTGTTCTCGATGGGACTCGGCTTAGGCGTGCCGCTGCTGATCCTCGGTCTTGGCGCGGGCACGCTGCTGCCGCGCGCTGGCGCGTGGATGGACGGCGTCAAGGTGTTCTTCGGCGTCTTCCTGCTCGCGGCCGCGCTGTGGATCGTCTGGCCGGTCCTCGGCGCGACTGCGACAATGCTTTTGAGCGCGCTATGGTTGTTGATCGCCGCGGCCTCCCTCGGCTTGTTCTCGGCACTCGCGGCGGAGGCTTCCGTGTGGCGCCGGCTTGGCCGAGGCATCGGCGCTGCGCTGGCCATCTGGGCGGCGGTCCTGCTGGTCGGACTGGCGGCGGGGTCATCCGACCCGCTGCGCCCGCTTGCCGTGTTGGCGGCGCGCGGCGGAGAAGCGGGTGTCGCAAATGCATCGAATGAGCCGAGCAGCGTGCCGCAGGGTGATCTGACGTTCGCACCGGTGCGCTCATCGAATGAGCTCGACCAGGTCGTCAAAACGGCTGCACAGCCCGCCATGCTCGATTTCTACGCGGACTGGTGCGTCAGCTGTAAGGAGATGGAGAAATTGACCTTCAGCGACCCGCGCGTGCAGACGAAGTTGAAGCAGATGAACCTGCTGCGCGCCGACGTGACCGCGAACAACGCCGACGATCAAGCGCTGCTCAAGCGCTTCAGCCTGTTCGGACCGCCGGGGATCATCTTTTTCGATCGGAGTGGCAAGGAAGTGCTGCGCGTCGTCGGCTACGAGTCGGCGGATAAATTCTTGCGCAGTCTGGATCGGGCGAGCGCGCCTGGGGCGTAA
- the hemB gene encoding porphobilinogen synthase — translation MSFYPHYRPRRMRRDDFSRRLMRENILTTNDLIYPVFVVEGTNVRQAVPSMPGVERVSVDLLMGVAEQCVELGVPVLSLFPAIEPSLKTPDGREATNPAGLIPRAVRELKKNFPELGVLTDVALDPYTSHGQDGVLDEAGYVINDETVEILVEQARAQAEAGVDIVAPSDMMDGRIGAIREMLESEGLIHTRIMAYAAKFASAFYGPFRDAVGSATNLGKSNKMTYQMDPANSNEALREVQADINEGADMVMVKPGMPYLDIVRRVKDEFQFPTYVYQVSGEYAMLKAAAQNGWLDHDKAMMESLLAFKRAGADGVLTYFALEAARILRSQN, via the coding sequence ATGAGCTTCTATCCGCACTACCGTCCGCGCCGCATGCGCCGTGACGACTTCTCGCGCCGTCTGATGCGGGAAAACATCCTCACCACCAACGATCTGATTTATCCCGTCTTTGTCGTCGAAGGCACCAACGTGCGGCAAGCCGTGCCGTCCATGCCGGGCGTCGAGCGCGTGTCGGTCGATCTGCTGATGGGCGTGGCTGAACAATGTGTCGAACTGGGCGTGCCGGTGCTGTCGCTGTTTCCGGCGATCGAGCCGTCGCTGAAAACGCCCGATGGCCGCGAAGCGACCAACCCGGCCGGTTTGATCCCGCGCGCGGTTCGCGAGCTAAAAAAGAACTTCCCCGAGCTGGGCGTGCTCACCGACGTGGCGCTCGACCCCTACACGAGCCACGGCCAGGACGGCGTGCTCGACGAAGCCGGTTATGTCATCAACGACGAGACCGTCGAGATTCTGGTCGAACAGGCACGTGCGCAGGCTGAAGCAGGCGTGGACATTGTCGCGCCTTCAGACATGATGGACGGCCGCATCGGCGCGATCCGCGAAATGCTCGAGAGCGAAGGCCTTATCCACACGCGCATCATGGCGTATGCGGCCAAGTTCGCGTCGGCGTTTTACGGCCCTTTCCGCGATGCCGTCGGCTCGGCCACGAACCTCGGCAAGAGCAACAAGATGACCTACCAGATGGACCCGGCCAATTCGAATGAAGCGCTGCGCGAAGTGCAAGCGGACATCAACGAAGGCGCGGACATGGTGATGGTCAAGCCGGGCATGCCGTATCTGGATATCGTGCGGCGCGTGAAGGATGAGTTCCAGTTCCCGACCTACGTGTATCAGGTGAGCGGCGAGTACGCGATGCTGAAGGCGGCCGCGCAGAACGGCTGGCTCGATCACGACAAGGCGATGATGGAGTCTCTGCTGGCGTTCAAGCGGGCCGGCGCGGACGGCGTGCTGACCTATTTCGCATTGGAAGCCGCGCGGATTTTGCGCTCGCAAAATTAA
- the yihA gene encoding ribosome biogenesis GTP-binding protein YihA/YsxC, which translates to MSFLLHQSRFFTTVNHLRDLPATSQPEIAFAGRSNAGKSTAINILCNQKQLAFASKTPGRTQHINYFSVGKADEPTAHLVDLPGYGYAEVPGAAKAHWEALLSTYLQSRSQLRGMILMMDSRRPLTDLDRRMIEWFAPTGKPIHTLLTKCDKLTRQESVNALRATQKGLAEYRTAGYRGELTAQLFSALKRVGIDEAHELIESWLIPDVKDETDAAQ; encoded by the coding sequence ATGTCCTTCCTGCTCCACCAATCCCGCTTTTTCACGACCGTCAATCACCTGCGTGATCTGCCGGCCACTTCGCAACCTGAGATTGCCTTTGCGGGACGCTCGAACGCGGGCAAGTCGACGGCCATCAATATTCTGTGCAATCAGAAACAGTTGGCCTTCGCCAGTAAGACGCCTGGACGCACGCAGCACATCAATTATTTTTCGGTCGGCAAGGCGGACGAGCCGACCGCGCATCTGGTCGACCTGCCGGGCTACGGCTACGCGGAAGTGCCGGGCGCGGCCAAGGCGCACTGGGAAGCGCTGCTGTCAACCTACCTGCAATCGCGCTCGCAATTGCGCGGCATGATCCTGATGATGGACTCGCGCCGCCCGCTGACCGATCTGGACCGCCGCATGATCGAATGGTTCGCCCCGACTGGCAAGCCGATCCACACGCTCTTGACCAAGTGCGACAAATTGACGCGCCAGGAAAGCGTAAACGCGTTGCGAGCGACGCAGAAAGGCCTGGCCGAGTATCGCACCGCCGGCTACCGCGGCGAACTGACCGCGCAGCTGTTCTCGGCGCTCAAGCGTGTCGGTATCGACGAAGCGCACGAGCTGATCGAAAGCTGGCTGATCCCCGACGTGAAGGACGAAACGGACGCCGCGCAGTAA
- a CDS encoding c-type cytochrome, with the protein MNRLSKTLMVLHVAAGLSGLAIQARAADPAKPDVNRGQAIAVQVCASCHGADGNSAGGAYPKLAGQHPEYLVKQLKDFKTQPGAKQPARNNAIMAGMAAALSDQDMVNVAAYFAAQTPKPGYAHNKDTVPLGQKIYRGGIADKGVPACASCHGPTGQGIPSQYPRLSGQWAEYTVAQLTAFTQGPGARNNNEAMHAIATRLSDSEIKAVADYIAGLH; encoded by the coding sequence ATGAATCGACTGAGCAAGACTCTGATGGTGCTTCATGTAGCGGCAGGTCTTTCAGGTTTGGCAATTCAGGCACGAGCAGCAGATCCGGCAAAGCCGGACGTCAATCGGGGGCAGGCAATCGCGGTGCAGGTGTGCGCGTCATGTCACGGGGCAGACGGCAACAGCGCCGGCGGCGCGTACCCGAAGCTGGCGGGCCAGCACCCTGAGTATCTCGTCAAGCAACTCAAGGACTTCAAGACCCAGCCGGGCGCCAAGCAGCCAGCGCGCAACAATGCGATCATGGCGGGCATGGCGGCGGCGCTGTCCGATCAGGACATGGTCAACGTCGCGGCCTATTTCGCGGCGCAGACTCCGAAGCCCGGCTACGCGCACAACAAGGACACCGTGCCGCTCGGCCAGAAGATCTATCGTGGTGGGATCGCCGACAAGGGCGTACCGGCGTGTGCGAGCTGCCACGGGCCGACCGGTCAAGGGATTCCGTCGCAGTATCCGCGGCTGTCGGGGCAGTGGGCAGAATACACGGTGGCGCAGTTGACCGCGTTCACGCAAGGTCCTGGCGCACGTAATAACAACGAGGCGATGCATGCGATCGCAACGCGTTTGTCGGACAGCGAGATCAAGGCTGTAGCCGATTACATCGCGGGCTTGCACTAG